In the Cellvibrio sp. KY-GH-1 genome, GTAAACAAGCCGATCAAGTATTGAAGCAATGTATTAAAGATGCCGAACAACCCTTAATTGCTGATCCAACCTACCATGGGGTGCGCTTGGGCGGCGGCCCTTACTGGCCCTCAACTTACCGCTGGGGTTATGGATGGGATTTTTTCAGTGGCAGCAGATTGGGTGGTCGCTGGGTGCGCGGTTACCAGCGGCCAAGCGCGGCAGAGCAGGCGCAAATCGATCTGCTAAAACCGGCTGCACTGCTGCTGATCGAGGAGGATGCGCGCCGGTATCCGGCCGATGCTGCACCCCATTCAATGACCCGCAGTAGTAACGCCAATATGCTGCGCTTTTAAGTGGTACCAGGTGGCGATTCGCTCTTGGCGCCAGACGCCACGGCGGCGCGTGCATCAGCGCACACATAGGATCAAACCAGCGTGCTTGAATAGTCGCCGGACTATCAACGTTCGATTTCCTATTAACCTGTTGGGGGTTTACCCCAAGGATGTGGCTATGCGTATTTTCCAGTATTGGGTTAAACGTTTTCTGGCTATCGTTTCATTGGTTATTTCGGTGCCGGCATCGGCGTATTTGGAATTCACTTACACGAGTCCCGAGCTTCCGCTAACGGCTGCATTTATGGACGGGTATCCTTGGGATATCGCTGATATTGGTTTGATGCCGGTTGGTTTCAGTGTCTCCTTCAAAACCCCTGAGCAAGATTTATCGCGCAAACCGATTACCCATTTCTTCATGGATGACTTTACGTTCTCGTTTAGATCAGAACACGACTTACTCTATTACCCCTTGCGCCTTAGTCCCGCGTCCTACGGGCGAGTTAGCCTTAATCGCAAGGGAGAAATTCTCGGTTGGAATTTAATGATCACCATTACCGAGCTGATTACTCCCGATACGAATATGTGGGCTTATCGCAATATAAACCATCGGGTCGATATCAAATCGCAAAGCGGTACGGGCATGTGTAATTGCGATGTGTTTACCAATAGATTCCACCCAACCACCTGGCACGGCCATTGGATACAACTGGTTCTGCTCCAGTTTGATTATTCCGCAGCCAATGATGTGGGCAGTTGGACCATAGAAAAGGTACCTGTGCCTGAGCCGCGCATGACCTTGTTTTTGGTGATTGGAATCTTGGAGCTGCTCTGGTATCGCCGCGCTCAGCGCGGAGCTAGCGCCGGCGTCCAGACTGCCGCCGGCTAATCGACGCCGGTTTTTGATATTTCAGGGTAAACAGACACGAAAATATGTTTGAACGCCACTAACTAGATTACAATCACGCTCCCGGTTTGCCGGGAGCAATTTTTTTGAAACAGCGCCCGGTTATCTTGGTCTACCCTTCAGGTACGCCAGCCTGGCGATTCACACCACCCAGAGGCGGTCACGTCGGCAAGTGTTAACTCCAGCCAACTTTTTAATGGAGACCCCATGAAATTTCGTTTTCCCATTGTCATCATCGATGAAGACTTCCGTTCCGAGAACACCTCGGGTTCCGGCATTCGCGCCCTTGCCGATGCCATAGAGCAGGAAAATTGGGAGGTGCTCGGTGTCACCAGCTATGGTGATTTGTCGCAATTTGCGCAACAACAATCCCGTGCATCCGCTTTTATTCTATCGATTGACGACGAGGAATTTGGTACCGGTTCTCAAGAAGAGACTGACCACGCCCTAAAAGCCCTGCGTGCGTTTGTGGAAGAGATTCGCTACAAAAACGCGGATATCCCGATTTATCTCTACGGTGAAACCCGCACCTCACGCCATATCCCCAACGATATCTTGCGCGAGCTGCACGGCTTCATTCATATGTTTGAAGACACGCCCGAATTCGTGGCGCGCCATATTATTCGCGAAGCCAAATCCTACCTTGATGGTTTGGCTCCACCGTTTTTCCGCGCTCTGGTTCATTATGCGCAAGACGGTTCTTACTCCTGGCACTGCCCCGGTCACTCCGGCGGTGTAGCTTTTTTGAAATCGCCGATCGGCCAGATGTTCCACCAATTCTTCGGCGAGCGCATGCTGCGCGCCGACGTGTGTAACGCGGTGGAAGAGTTGGGCCAATTGTTGGATCACACCGGCCCAATCGCCGCCTCCGAACGCAATGCCGCGCGTATTTTTAATGCCGACCACTGCTACTTTGTAACCAACGGAACCTCCACCTCCAACAAAATGGTGTGGCACTCAACCGTAGCGCCGGGCGATATTGTTGTGGTTGACCGCAACTGCCACAAATCGATTCTGCACTCGATCATTATGTGCGGTGCGATTCCGGTATTCCTGATGCCGACGCGCAACAACCTCGGCATTATCGGCCCGATTCCGCTGGAAGAATTCACCCCCGAAAGCATCGAGCGCAAAATTCAGGCGAACCCGTTTGCGCGCGAAGCCAAAAACAAAAAGCCGCGTATCCTCACTATCACCCAATCGACTTACGACGGTGTGCTCTACAACGTAGAGACGCTGAAAAATATGCTTGATGGGAAAATTGATACGCTGCATTTCGATGAAGCCTGGTTGCCGCACGCCACCTTCCACGAGTTCTATCAAGACATGCACGCGATTGGCAAAGATCGTCCGCGCGCGAAAGAGTCGATGATTTTCTCCACCCAATCCACGCACAAATTGCTCGCTGGCTTATCCCAGGCATCGCAAGTGTTGGTGCGTGAATCGGAAAAAGTAAAACTGGATCAGGATGCGTTTAACGAAGCTTACCTGATGCACACCTCCACCTCGCCGCAATACTCCATTATCGCGTCCTGCGATATCGCCGCAGCCATGATGGAAGCGCCCGGCGGTCATGCGCTGGTAGAAGAATCGATTCTGGAAGCGCTGGATTTCCGCCGCGCCATGAAAAAAGTGGACGAAGAGTGGGGCCAGGATTGGTGGTTCCAGGTCTGGGGTCCGGATGAATTCGCGGAAGACGGTGTTGGCGATCGCGAAGACTGGGTATTGCGCAGCGATGACAATTGGCACGGCTTCGGCAAACTCGCGCCTAACTTCAACATGCTCGACCCGATCAAAGCCACTATCGTAAACCCCGGTTTGTCAGTGAATGGCCAATTCAGCGAGACCGGTATTCCCGCATCGATTGTGACCAAATACTTGGCGGAGAACGGCGTAATTATCGAGAAGTGCGGCCTCTATTCGTTCTTCATTATGTTCACCATCGGCATCACCAAAGGCCGTTGGAATACTCTGGTGGCGGCGCTGCAACAATTTAAAGATGACTACGACAAAAACCAGCCGATGTGGCGAATCATGCCTGAGTTTGCACAAGCCAACCCGCGCTACGAGCGCATGGGCCTGCGCGATCTTTGCCTGCAGATCCACGATTTCTACAAGGCTTACGACGTAGCGCGTTTGACCACTGAAATGTATTTGTCGGATATGCAACCGGCGATGAAGCCTTCCGACGCCTTTGCCAAAATGGCGCACCGCGAAATCGAACGCGTGCCTATCGATCAACTCGAAGGTCGCATTACCTCGATTTTGTTAACGCCATACCCGCCGGGAATTCCACTGTTAATTCCAGGCGAGCGCTTTAACAAAACCATCGTGGACTATTTGAAATTCGCGCGCGATTTCAACGAGAAGTTCCCTGGTTTTGAAACCGACGTTCACGGCCTGGTGAAGCGCGAAGTGGATGGCAAAAAAGACTACTATGTAGACTGCGTTAAACAATAAAGCTGCCGTTCATGAACAGGATGTTATAAATTCAAAAGCCACTTCATTTACATGGAGTGGCTTTTTTGTTGTTTGTGCCTCAGCAGGAGCCTCACAAGGAAGCTATGTATATTTTCAAGCTTACAATCCTCATCTGGTTATTGGTTAGTTCCCAATTACTATTGGCGGAAATCTACAAATATCAGGACGCAAATGGTAAATGGCAATACACCGATAAAAAGCCCAAAGAATCAACCGCTGAAGTGGTTGACTACAAAAGCAGTGAAAAAAAGCAGTTGGGTCCAGAATTTGTTGTCGTCCAGCGCCAAGCTAATAATGTGTTGCGCGTTACTAATCCATTTCATGGCCCTATCGAAATTGAGCTACTTTCATCGCAGCTTCAGGGCGGGCGAAAGTCGTGGCTAATTCCAGCACAAGGGCGACTGGATTTATTTCAAAGCGAAAATCCGGTCGAAGCCTATAAGTACCGTTGGCAATTAGGGGATTCCAAAGTCACACTTTCCGATCAAACCTATCAATTTCCAGTAAACACGCTGTCCTGCACTTATATTTCGCAGGCCTTCAACGGACGTTTTTCTCACTCAAAAGATCATTCTCGCTACGCGGTGGATATCGCCATGAATGTGGGCACGCCCATAGTTGCCGCTCGTGCCGGGGTCGTCGTTGGTGTGAAAGACGATTATCACATGGGGGGTGTGAATGAATATTTTCTGGATAAAGGCAATTACGTTATTGTTATGCATGAGGACGGTAGTTTTGCCAGTTACTTCCATATTCTGCTTGGCACTGCGTCAGTAAAAGCCGGTGACAAGGTGAAATCCGGGCAGTTACTTGCCAAATCCGGGTCGTCTGGTTTTTCTTCCGGACCTCATTTGCATTTTGTCGTGAGTCGCAATGCCGATTTTAAAAGCGTATCGGTTCCGTTTCATTTTGTTACTCGGGATGGAAATACAGTTTATCCAACCGAAGGCCTGAAAATATGTGATCAATTAGTTCGCGGATAGGTACGAATTGAATTACTTTTAAGGCGCTTTTAATCGCTCGTCGCAAATTAGCAGTAAAAGTCAGTTACACAAACGATTTACCAAATCACAATCAAACAGGGATTAACTATGCGTGTTCAATGGGTTTCATGGTGCGTAATGGCGATGGCGACTATGTTGCTGGTTGCCTGCGATAAATCAACGCCGACATCATCGTCAACGGCACCAGCGGAGGTCGCCAAGGCGGCGCAGGTGGCACCGGCGTGGGATGCGCATATCGCCGAATATCCCAAGGGGTGGATTGCGACTGAAGCGCCCCTCTATATCCGCTTTACCCATCCGGTGGTTTCGGCCGAGCAAGTGAACACCGCGTTTGATTCGAAATTAATTAGTTTGGATAACAAAATTCCGGTCAATCTCACCTTTACCTCAACTACCGATTTACGGATTCAGCCCGCTGAGCGGCTGCCGAGTGATACGCCTATTCGCATTAGTTTGAATCCCAAAGGGTTACAGGGCGTTGAGCAGTCACTCGATGATTTTGCGTTTGATGTGCGCACCATCAAGCAGGATTTTGATTTGAAGGTGAACAGCCTGAGTGTCATGACCGGTAATGAAGAGCAAATGCAATTGAGCGGCAGCATTATTACGGCGGATACGGCCGAGTTGGATAGGGTAAAAAAAGTGCTCTCACTACGCGTGAATGACACTATGGCCGACGCCGTTTGGACGCAAGAGACAGATAAAAAGACGCACAATTTTTTACTGACCGGAATTAATCGCACGGATACGACCGACAATATTCATTTGGAGTGGGATGGTGCCCCACTCGGTTCTTCCGATAAAGGCGCACGCGATTTGGAAATTCCGGCGTTAAAAGTATTTCAAGTCACGGGCGTACAGGTGATCCGTGAGCCGAATCCCGCCATTGAAATTCAATTTTCGGATGAGTTGGATAGCAATCAAAATATCAGTGGCTTAATCAGTTTGGGCGGAAAGCCGGTTAGCGCGATTATCGATGGCAGTGTAATTCGCCATACTCTTGATCAAAACCCCAGCGGTGAATTGGATTTGGTCGTCAACGCAGCGGTGAGCAGTAATAAACAAAAAACATTGGCTAACGACTATCAACAAAAACTGGTATTGCAGTTGGTAAAACCCCTGGTGCGCTTTGTGGGCAAAACGTCCATCCTGCCACCGGCCAGTCAAATTTCTGTGCCCTTTGAGGCGGCGGGTGTGGATTCAGTACAGGTGATTGCTTTTAAAGTATTTGCCAATAATATCGGCCAATATTTGCAGGACTATCAATTAACCTCCGCGACCGCAGCATCCGATACCGGTCGTTACCTCTGGCGTAAAACCTATCGCCTGCCGGAAATTCCGCGCGCGGGTGCGCAGCGTTTTAATCTGGATCTCACCGAATTAATGGCCCAACATCCAGATGGTTTAATTCGCGTGGAGTTGCGCATTGATCGCAGCAATTCTGTGTACACCTGCGATTCAGCGCGCCCGAGTGAGCCGGTCAGCAAAATGCCGGAAAATAGCGATGGCGAAAATTACTACGAGCGCGAAGAAGAGCCGGCTTGGTATCAGCAGTATTACCAATCGCAAGGTTATTACAATTACAGCGAACGCAATAACCCCTGCGACGATACCTACTATTACTACGGCGATGAAATTTCTTCCGCGCGCAATTTTATAGTGTCCAATATTGGTTTAATGGCCAAGCGTGCCGATGGCAATCAACTGCATATTATCAGTACCGAATTAAATTCAGCCAAACCCTTGAGTGGCACGGAGATTACCGCGTACAACTATCAGCGCCAGCCGATTGGTACAGGCACTACGGACAGCTACGGCATGCTGCAATTAACTACGGATGGAGTGCCGTTTTATTTAGAAGCAAAAAATGGTAAGCAGCCAGGTTATCTGCGTTTGCGCAACAGCGAAGCGCTGCCTACCAATCAGTTTGATGTGAGTGGCGAACATATCAAAGGTGGTTTAAAAGGTTTCCTCTACGGCGAGCGCGATGTGTGGCGCCCGGGCGATGATATCTTCCTCACTTTTATTCTGGAAGATAAAACCCAACAGTTACCGCCCAACCACCCTGTATCGCTGGATTTATTTGATCCGAGCGGCAAAAAAGTGGCCAGCCAAACCAGCGTGCAACCGGTCAATGATTTTTATACGTTTAATCTGAAAACCGAAGAAACGGCGCCCACTGGAAACTATCGCGCTGTAGTTCATGTGGGTAACCGCTATTTCGATCAAATTTTAAAAATCGAAATGGTAGTGCCCAACCGTTTGAAAGTGGATCTAACGCTCGCTGAAAATCCGCTGCGTATGTCCAGTATGCCCAGCAAGGTTTCCCTGTTTGCGCAATGGTTGCAAGGCGCGACCGCCAAGAATTTAAAAACCGATTCAGAATTAAAACTCTTCGCGCGCAAATCGGTGTTCACCGGTTTTGAACAATTTAATTTTGATGATCCAGTACGTGCATTTGCCGGTAGCACACAAAAAGTGTTTGATGGCAAAGTAGATGAGAAAGGCTACGCCGAATTTCCGGTGGAGGTCAGTCTCTCATCGCCGCCACCAGGAAAATTAACCGCCTCCTTTACTACCCGTGTATTTGAAGAGAGCGGTAACTTCAGCACCATTTTACGCCCCTATGAATTGCTGCCCTTTGATCACTGGGTGGGCTTAAATATTCCCAAAGGCAGCGGCTACATGGATGCCATTGGCCGCGATGAAGATCATCCGGTAATCATCCAAACCCTGGGGGAAGATGGCAAAGCTGAAGCTAATCGCAGCGTTGAAATTAATGTGTACGAAATTGGCTGGCGTTGGTGGTGGGATGAAGAGGCGGAAAATCTCGCTGAATATTTTAATAATTCTACTCACACCGCTGTGCACACCGAAACTCTGGTGAGCGATGAAAATGGCCGCATTAATTGGCAGTTGGAAAAAAATAAATACGACTGGGGCCGTCATATTATTCGTGTGTGTGATATTGACTCCGGTGAGGCAGGTCATTGCTCCGGTGAAGTTGTATATCTGGGCTGGAGCTATGATTCCTCCGCATCGAGTGATTCCGCCACGCAAATGATGTTATCCACCGATAAAGAAAAATATTCAGTGGGTGATACTGCAAAAGTAAAACTGCCCAAAGCGCGTGAGGGCCGTGTGTTGCTCAGTATTGAAAATGGTACTGGCGTATTGGAAACCCGTTGGCTGGATTTGCAAGCGGGTCAAACCGAAATTGATATTCCTATTACCCAGGCGATGGCGCCCAATGTGTACGCGCATGTTGCGTTGTTGTTGC is a window encoding:
- a CDS encoding alpha-2-macroglobulin; translation: MRVQWVSWCVMAMATMLLVACDKSTPTSSSTAPAEVAKAAQVAPAWDAHIAEYPKGWIATEAPLYIRFTHPVVSAEQVNTAFDSKLISLDNKIPVNLTFTSTTDLRIQPAERLPSDTPIRISLNPKGLQGVEQSLDDFAFDVRTIKQDFDLKVNSLSVMTGNEEQMQLSGSIITADTAELDRVKKVLSLRVNDTMADAVWTQETDKKTHNFLLTGINRTDTTDNIHLEWDGAPLGSSDKGARDLEIPALKVFQVTGVQVIREPNPAIEIQFSDELDSNQNISGLISLGGKPVSAIIDGSVIRHTLDQNPSGELDLVVNAAVSSNKQKTLANDYQQKLVLQLVKPLVRFVGKTSILPPASQISVPFEAAGVDSVQVIAFKVFANNIGQYLQDYQLTSATAASDTGRYLWRKTYRLPEIPRAGAQRFNLDLTELMAQHPDGLIRVELRIDRSNSVYTCDSARPSEPVSKMPENSDGENYYEREEEPAWYQQYYQSQGYYNYSERNNPCDDTYYYYGDEISSARNFIVSNIGLMAKRADGNQLHIISTELNSAKPLSGTEITAYNYQRQPIGTGTTDSYGMLQLTTDGVPFYLEAKNGKQPGYLRLRNSEALPTNQFDVSGEHIKGGLKGFLYGERDVWRPGDDIFLTFILEDKTQQLPPNHPVSLDLFDPSGKKVASQTSVQPVNDFYTFNLKTEETAPTGNYRAVVHVGNRYFDQILKIEMVVPNRLKVDLTLAENPLRMSSMPSKVSLFAQWLQGATAKNLKTDSELKLFARKSVFTGFEQFNFDDPVRAFAGSTQKVFDGKVDEKGYAEFPVEVSLSSPPPGKLTASFTTRVFEESGNFSTILRPYELLPFDHWVGLNIPKGSGYMDAIGRDEDHPVIIQTLGEDGKAEANRSVEINVYEIGWRWWWDEEAENLAEYFNNSTHTAVHTETLVSDENGRINWQLEKNKYDWGRHIIRVCDIDSGEAGHCSGEVVYLGWSYDSSASSDSATQMMLSTDKEKYSVGDTAKVKLPKAREGRVLLSIENGTGVLETRWLDLQAGQTEIDIPITQAMAPNVYAHVALLLPHQERVAEAPMRLYGIVPLLVENPQTRLQPTLDVAEKVRPETEFTIKVGEQHQRAMTYTLAMVDEGLLGLTNFHVPDAHGYFYKREALGVRTWDLFDQVVGAYGASLERVLAVGGSDAALEAERKRRERRFPPVVQFLGAFELKAGEVREHKIKLPPYMGSVRVMLVAGDTANNAKKEDAVTAYGNIEKTVTVTQPVTLFATLPRVLGPGESVNLPVNVFVSEANINKVEISVEANEIFTVEKGSAELQFSEPGDAIASLKLKVNDRIGKGHVKVTARSGDEVAVQEIYIDSRAANPPTTVWESKVLQPGETWGSPLKANGMIGTNTASLEVSTLPPLNLDERLGYLISYPHGCIEQTTSSVFPQLRLAKLVNLTDVQKAEIDNNIKAGIKRLTGFQHASGGFSYWPGDAYVNEWASSYAGHFLLEAKRAGYAVPKSLLDNWVKYQSGAARNPQIAGNYYDEMVLAYRLYTLALADKAELPAMNRLRETLKNNLNASQAEYRMPARWLLAMSYQHVGLKDAATDVLGQLYNLVPTYKDAGYTYGSDLRDRGLLLATLVTVSAEKTLTWEVAEQVAKELSSGDWYSTQSIAWALLAMSEFAAANTSANDLKFAVQQQGETSWVTQGSNSAFYKMAISNPQVSVRNDHDAPIRVLVSNRGIPANLQEEPASNGLSMSVNFLTLDNKSLSVEQLPQGQDFVAEVTIHGEFDKLLLDNIENIALNAVVPSGWQIRNERLEGAQMPKGIDYMDIRDDRVLAYYSLWRNYYWYYRYQERNQTSITLRIILNASYAGKFYLPGWHTSAMYNEKINAKTKGYWVEVVAK
- a CDS encoding helicase, which gives rise to MRSALVVVGLLFAVAPALADGLKPFTTDGCSVWIDGPPDRPNLWRHCCVAHDLAYWIGGTRTERKQADQVLKQCIKDAEQPLIADPTYHGVRLGGGPYWPSTYRWGYGWDFFSGSRLGGRWVRGYQRPSAAEQAQIDLLKPAALLLIEEDARRYPADAAPHSMTRSSNANMLRF
- a CDS encoding arginine/lysine/ornithine decarboxylase; amino-acid sequence: MKFRFPIVIIDEDFRSENTSGSGIRALADAIEQENWEVLGVTSYGDLSQFAQQQSRASAFILSIDDEEFGTGSQEETDHALKALRAFVEEIRYKNADIPIYLYGETRTSRHIPNDILRELHGFIHMFEDTPEFVARHIIREAKSYLDGLAPPFFRALVHYAQDGSYSWHCPGHSGGVAFLKSPIGQMFHQFFGERMLRADVCNAVEELGQLLDHTGPIAASERNAARIFNADHCYFVTNGTSTSNKMVWHSTVAPGDIVVVDRNCHKSILHSIIMCGAIPVFLMPTRNNLGIIGPIPLEEFTPESIERKIQANPFAREAKNKKPRILTITQSTYDGVLYNVETLKNMLDGKIDTLHFDEAWLPHATFHEFYQDMHAIGKDRPRAKESMIFSTQSTHKLLAGLSQASQVLVRESEKVKLDQDAFNEAYLMHTSTSPQYSIIASCDIAAAMMEAPGGHALVEESILEALDFRRAMKKVDEEWGQDWWFQVWGPDEFAEDGVGDREDWVLRSDDNWHGFGKLAPNFNMLDPIKATIVNPGLSVNGQFSETGIPASIVTKYLAENGVIIEKCGLYSFFIMFTIGITKGRWNTLVAALQQFKDDYDKNQPMWRIMPEFAQANPRYERMGLRDLCLQIHDFYKAYDVARLTTEMYLSDMQPAMKPSDAFAKMAHREIERVPIDQLEGRITSILLTPYPPGIPLLIPGERFNKTIVDYLKFARDFNEKFPGFETDVHGLVKREVDGKKDYYVDCVKQ
- a CDS encoding peptidoglycan DD-metalloendopeptidase family protein, whose amino-acid sequence is MYIFKLTILIWLLVSSQLLLAEIYKYQDANGKWQYTDKKPKESTAEVVDYKSSEKKQLGPEFVVVQRQANNVLRVTNPFHGPIEIELLSSQLQGGRKSWLIPAQGRLDLFQSENPVEAYKYRWQLGDSKVTLSDQTYQFPVNTLSCTYISQAFNGRFSHSKDHSRYAVDIAMNVGTPIVAARAGVVVGVKDDYHMGGVNEYFLDKGNYVIVMHEDGSFASYFHILLGTASVKAGDKVKSGQLLAKSGSSGFSSGPHLHFVVSRNADFKSVSVPFHFVTRDGNTVYPTEGLKICDQLVRG